The Caldicellulosiruptor changbaiensis genome has a segment encoding these proteins:
- a CDS encoding sensor histidine kinase: MKSIYFKFVTIYTIIIVMGFLIFGTILNNLTENYFISQKQTQLVREAEKIATGLALWYITGFLERDRLRFEINFLRDYLNASILMINRNANVVLNSDEQVFINDSILQRIRDKVFSGNIAVEKTLIGAIVKKEYLIIGYPVVINNQVVSGLLLITSTDDIRQTLRMYNRIIWLITLFEVILVLIITYALTQKIITPIKKLATVSRKIAEGDFSEKIPIPLNSNDEIGELIASFNYMTEKLENLEMMRKSFISNVSHELRSPLTSIRGFIEGILDRTIPDDKRDFYLNLVKEEVIKLNNLINQLLELSRLEWGKINLNLSTFKIYSVIAEELIKFEQRIEEKKIEVFLEVDENLVVKADRDLISRVVHNLLDNAIKYNKVGGKIYIYSEVENGKAYITIQDTGIGIPEKLQKLIWERFYKVDESRSLEKGVGLGLSIVKEIIKLHKQNIWVESEEGVGTKFTFTLDLK, translated from the coding sequence TTGAAATCTATATACTTTAAGTTTGTTACTATCTACACGATTATAATTGTCATGGGTTTTCTAATATTTGGGACAATACTTAACAATCTTACTGAAAATTATTTTATATCACAAAAACAGACTCAGCTTGTCCGTGAAGCTGAAAAGATTGCAACAGGTCTTGCTCTTTGGTATATCACAGGCTTTTTAGAAAGGGATAGGCTTAGATTTGAGATAAATTTTTTACGTGACTATTTAAATGCCTCAATATTAATGATAAACAGAAATGCAAATGTTGTACTAAATTCAGATGAACAAGTTTTTATAAATGATTCAATTCTTCAAAGGATTAGAGATAAGGTATTCAGTGGTAATATCGCTGTTGAGAAGACATTGATAGGAGCTATCGTAAAGAAAGAATATCTTATAATTGGGTATCCTGTTGTAATAAATAATCAAGTGGTTTCTGGACTTTTGCTTATCACATCAACAGACGATATTCGGCAAACACTTAGGATGTACAATAGAATAATATGGCTTATTACATTGTTTGAGGTAATTCTTGTGTTGATTATAACCTATGCGCTTACACAGAAAATTATCACCCCAATAAAAAAGCTTGCAACTGTTTCAAGAAAAATTGCAGAAGGAGATTTTTCAGAAAAGATTCCTATACCGCTAAACAGCAATGATGAGATTGGGGAGCTTATAGCTTCTTTTAATTACATGACAGAAAAGTTAGAAAACTTAGAGATGATGAGGAAAAGTTTTATATCAAATGTTTCTCATGAGCTCAGATCTCCGCTTACATCTATAAGAGGTTTTATTGAAGGTATACTTGACAGGACAATTCCTGATGACAAAAGAGATTTTTATTTAAACTTAGTGAAAGAAGAGGTTATAAAACTTAACAACTTAATAAATCAACTTTTAGAATTGTCAAGACTTGAGTGGGGGAAGATAAATTTAAATTTGAGCACATTTAAGATTTATTCTGTTATAGCAGAAGAACTGATTAAGTTTGAACAGCGAATTGAAGAGAAAAAGATAGAAGTATTTTTGGAAGTAGATGAAAATCTTGTGGTTAAGGCAGATAGGGATTTGATTAGCAGGGTAGTTCACAACCTTTTGGACAATGCGATAAAATACAATAAAGTCGGGGGTAAGATATATATATATTCCGAAGTTGAAAATGGCAAAGCATATATCACAATTCAAGACACGGGCATTGGCATACCTGAAAAGCTTCAAAAACTCATATGGGAAAGATTTTACAAGGTTGATGAGTCGCGCAGCCTTGAAAAGGGCGTAGGTTTGGGACTTTCTATAGTAAAGGAGATTATAAAGCTCCATAAGCAGAATATCTGGGTTGAAAGTGAAGAGGGTGTGGGTACAAAGTTTACATTTACGCTTGATTTAAAATAA
- a CDS encoding response regulator transcription factor, which yields MKILVIDDDVKICEVIKLYLEKEGFEVVIAHNGSDGMTMFKHEMPDLVILDIMLPKKDGYEVCREIRKISNIPIIMLTAKGETFDKVLGLELGADDYIVKPFDPKELIARIKAVLRRTQGEVNDEKVVVYPNLTINLTTYEVKLEDKIIEMPPKEIELLYFLASHPNKVFTREQLLDHIWGYNFMGDTRTVDVHIKRIREKIEKDKYPWRIKTVWGVGYKFEI from the coding sequence ATGAAGATATTAGTCATTGATGATGATGTAAAGATTTGTGAGGTTATTAAACTGTATTTAGAAAAAGAAGGTTTTGAAGTTGTAATTGCCCACAATGGCAGCGACGGTATGACCATGTTCAAACACGAGATGCCGGATTTAGTCATACTGGATATTATGCTCCCTAAGAAAGATGGGTATGAAGTATGCAGAGAAATCAGAAAAATCAGTAATATTCCAATTATAATGCTCACTGCAAAAGGTGAAACATTTGATAAAGTGTTGGGTTTAGAGCTTGGAGCAGATGATTATATTGTCAAGCCATTTGACCCAAAAGAGCTCATTGCGAGAATAAAGGCTGTTTTAAGACGAACTCAAGGTGAAGTAAATGATGAGAAGGTGGTTGTTTATCCTAACCTTACCATCAATTTAACTACATACGAGGTAAAGCTTGAGGACAAGATTATAGAGATGCCGCCAAAAGAGATAGAGCTTTTATATTTTTTAGCATCTCATCCTAATAAGGTATTTACACGTGAACAGCTTCTTGACCACATATGGGGTTATAATTTTATGGGCGATACCAGAACTGTTGATGTCCATATTAAAAGGATTAGGGAAAAAATAGAAAAAGATAAATACCCTTGGCGTATCAAAACTGTTTGGGGTGTGGGTTATAAATTTGAGATTTAA
- a CDS encoding S1C family serine protease: MSDKFDFETPNYQPSYSPINFEIPRTIKKKKSLKGYLFAGFIGGLIGALLVSIIFMGYFGVNFANFKNDVNSAISGLNLESSNNLEPVTRTVVLNSGNDSFVTDVAKKVGPAVVGIKNKSTAYNWWTDETQEVTIGEGSGVIISKDGYIVTNNHVVSGARSISVILSGEKEVPATIVGTDALSDIAVIKIDQKYVTSVAPLGDSSKVKVGEFVVAIGNPLGQEFAGTVTFGVVSAVNRKLDVGNGVQIPLIQTDAAINPGNSGGALVNSSGQVIGINTAKISQTGVEGMGFAIPINYVKPIVNDLIKYKKVLRPTIGISVMEYYDRAGNIVGLYISKVYSGTGAAKAGLKEGDLILQIDGKKVTTFSDIQSILSTHKIGDVITIRVLRDGQTKDFKVTLGAPINTND, from the coding sequence ATGTCTGATAAATTTGATTTCGAAACACCAAATTATCAACCTTCTTACAGTCCTATTAACTTTGAGATTCCAAGAACTATAAAGAAAAAGAAATCTTTAAAAGGGTACTTATTTGCAGGCTTCATTGGCGGTTTGATTGGCGCACTATTGGTTTCAATAATATTTATGGGATATTTTGGTGTTAACTTTGCTAACTTCAAAAACGATGTAAACTCAGCTATAAGCGGTCTTAACTTGGAGAGTTCAAATAATTTAGAACCTGTCACAAGGACAGTTGTTTTGAATTCTGGTAACGATTCATTTGTCACAGATGTTGCAAAAAAAGTTGGTCCGGCAGTTGTTGGAATCAAGAACAAAAGCACAGCCTACAACTGGTGGACTGATGAGACGCAAGAAGTTACAATTGGTGAGGGCTCAGGTGTTATTATTAGCAAGGACGGTTATATTGTTACAAATAACCATGTTGTATCGGGTGCACGCAGCATTTCAGTAATTCTATCGGGTGAAAAGGAAGTTCCAGCAACAATTGTTGGAACAGATGCACTCAGTGACATTGCAGTTATAAAGATTGATCAAAAATATGTAACATCTGTTGCACCACTTGGAGACTCTTCAAAGGTTAAGGTGGGTGAGTTTGTTGTTGCAATAGGGAATCCGTTAGGTCAGGAGTTTGCTGGTACTGTTACATTTGGTGTTGTAAGTGCTGTCAATAGAAAACTTGACGTGGGAAATGGTGTACAGATACCCTTGATACAAACAGATGCGGCAATAAACCCCGGAAACAGTGGTGGAGCACTTGTAAATAGCAGTGGACAGGTAATAGGTATAAACACTGCTAAGATATCTCAAACAGGCGTTGAAGGAATGGGGTTTGCTATACCAATCAACTATGTAAAGCCAATTGTAAATGACTTGATTAAATACAAAAAGGTTTTAAGGCCAACAATAGGTATATCTGTTATGGAGTACTACGACAGAGCTGGGAATATAGTAGGTTTATATATCTCAAAAGTATATTCAGGCACAGGCGCAGCAAAGGCAGGACTGAAAGAGGGAGATTTGATTCTCCAGATAGATGGTAAAAAGGTAACCACATTTTCAGATATTCAATCAATACTTTCTACTCATAAGATTGGAGATGTGATTACTATAAGGGTATTGCGTGATGGACAAACTAAAGATTTTAAAGTAACACTTGGTGCACCAATAAATACAAACGATTAA